In Quercus robur chromosome 11, dhQueRobu3.1, whole genome shotgun sequence, the following proteins share a genomic window:
- the LOC126707465 gene encoding D-ribulose kinase isoform X1 yields the protein MLSSINLPLLCPSLPKHGYCSSRTRICSIVRKKRARTMVFARNEGNSEVGVQVSEQLYLGLDFGTSGARFALIDKGGTIHAQGKREYPLYKRKETVDWVRSWKQTLFLLLEDVPFHLRQIIASISIDGTSATTMIIDSTTGEPLWRPFLYNESCPDALPIVQSIAPENHTVCSGSSTLCKLVSWWNTVDSNKESAALLHQADWLLWLLHGNLGVTDYNNALKVGYDPELDSYPPWLLSQSYSQLLPSVKAPGTPIGILKEDIRTQYGFAKDCVVCTGTTDSIAAFLAARATKPGKAVTSLGSTLAIKLLSTSRVDDARYGVYSHRLDDKWLVGGASNTGGAVLRQIFTDEQLENLSEQINPMKTSTLDYYPLPTVGERFPMADPKMAPRLHPRPESDVEYLHGILESIARIEAKAYSLLKDLGATQVEEVFTAGGGAKNEKWTKIRERVLGLPVSRAIQTEAAYGAALLALKGAQQCAQ from the exons ATGCTTTCCTCAATTAACCTTCCTTTGCTCTGCCCTTCGTTACCGAAACATG GATACTGTAGTTCGAGAACTAGGATATGTAGTAttgtgaggaaaaaaagagCAAGAACAATGGTTTTTGCAAGGAATGAAGGTAACTCAGAAGTGGGTGTTCAAGTTAGCGAGCAGCTTTATCTTGGGTTGGACTTTGGGACTTCTGGTGCTAGGTTTGCACTCATCGACAAGGGAGGGACAATTCACGCCCAAGGGAAGAGAGAATATCCGCTATATAAG agaaaagaaacagtGGACTGGGTGCGTTCTTGGAAACAGACACTTTTCTTGCTACTTGAAGATGTTCCATTTCATCTTCGCCAAATTATTGCTTCCATTTCCATTGATGGTACTTCTGCAACTACCATGATTATAGACAG CACAACAGGAGAACCATTATGGAGACCTTTTCTCTACAATGAGAGTTGTCCTGATGCTTTGCCAATAGTACAGTCTATTGCTCCTGAAAACCATACAGTTTGCTCTGGGTCATCAACTCTATGCAAGCTTGTCTCATGGTGGAACACTGTCGATTCAAATAAAGAATCTGCAGCATTGTTGCATCAAGCAGATTGGTTATTGTGGCTTCTTCATGGAAATCTTGGAGTGACTGATTACAATAATGCTTTGAAG GTTGGCTATGATCCTGAACTTGACTCTTATCCACCTTGGCTGCTCTCTCAGTCATATTCTCAACTTTTACCTTCTGTTAAAGCTCCTGGAACTCCAATTGGTATCCTAAAAGAAGACATTAGAACACAATATG GTTTTGCAAAAGATTGTGTTGTATGCACGGGAACCACTGATAGTATAGCTGCCTTTCTTGCAGCTCGTGCAACAAAACCAGGGAAAGCT gtCACTTCTTTGGGTTCAACACTTGCTATAAAACTTCTGAGCACCAGTAGGGTTGATGATGCCCGATATGGAGTGTATAGTCATCGTCTTGATGATAAGTGGCTTGTTGGAGGTGCTTCAAATACTGGTGGAGCTGTTCTTCGACAAATTTTTACTGATGAGCAGTTGGAGAACTTGAGCGAACAAATTAATCCCATGAAGACCTCTACACTAGATTACTACCCTCTCCCAACAGTTGGAGAGAGATTTCCCATGGCAGATCCAAAGATGGCCCCTAG GTTACACCCTCGACCAGAAAGTGATGTTGAGTACTTGCATGGGATTTTAGAATCAATTGCACGTATTGAG GCAAAGGCTTATAGCTTATTGAAGGATCTAGGAGCAACCCAAGTTGAAGAAGTGTTCACGGCTGGAGGTGGTGCAAAAAATGAGAAGTGGACAAAGATTCGAGAGAGGGTACTTGGTTTGCCTGTGAGTCGTGCAATTCAAACAGAGGCTGCTTATGGAGCTGCTTTATTGGCATTGAAGGGTGCCCAACAATGTGCCCAGTGA
- the LOC126707465 gene encoding D-ribulose kinase isoform X2, producing the protein MKVTQKWVFKLASSFILGWTLGLLVLGLHSSTREGQFTPKGRENIRYIRKRKETVDWVRSWKQTLFLLLEDVPFHLRQIIASISIDGTSATTMIIDSTTGEPLWRPFLYNESCPDALPIVQSIAPENHTVCSGSSTLCKLVSWWNTVDSNKESAALLHQADWLLWLLHGNLGVTDYNNALKVGYDPELDSYPPWLLSQSYSQLLPSVKAPGTPIGILKEDIRTQYGFAKDCVVCTGTTDSIAAFLAARATKPGKAVTSLGSTLAIKLLSTSRVDDARYGVYSHRLDDKWLVGGASNTGGAVLRQIFTDEQLENLSEQINPMKTSTLDYYPLPTVGERFPMADPKMAPRLHPRPESDVEYLHGILESIARIEAKAYSLLKDLGATQVEEVFTAGGGAKNEKWTKIRERVLGLPVSRAIQTEAAYGAALLALKGAQQCAQ; encoded by the exons ATGAAGGTAACTCAGAAGTGGGTGTTCAAGTTAGCGAGCAGCTTTATCTTGGGTTGGACTTTGGGACTTCTGGTGCTAGGTTTGCACTCATCGACAAGGGAGGGACAATTCACGCCCAAGGGAAGAGAGAATATCCGCTATATAAG aaagagaaaagaaacagtGGACTGGGTGCGTTCTTGGAAACAGACACTTTTCTTGCTACTTGAAGATGTTCCATTTCATCTTCGCCAAATTATTGCTTCCATTTCCATTGATGGTACTTCTGCAACTACCATGATTATAGACAG CACAACAGGAGAACCATTATGGAGACCTTTTCTCTACAATGAGAGTTGTCCTGATGCTTTGCCAATAGTACAGTCTATTGCTCCTGAAAACCATACAGTTTGCTCTGGGTCATCAACTCTATGCAAGCTTGTCTCATGGTGGAACACTGTCGATTCAAATAAAGAATCTGCAGCATTGTTGCATCAAGCAGATTGGTTATTGTGGCTTCTTCATGGAAATCTTGGAGTGACTGATTACAATAATGCTTTGAAG GTTGGCTATGATCCTGAACTTGACTCTTATCCACCTTGGCTGCTCTCTCAGTCATATTCTCAACTTTTACCTTCTGTTAAAGCTCCTGGAACTCCAATTGGTATCCTAAAAGAAGACATTAGAACACAATATG GTTTTGCAAAAGATTGTGTTGTATGCACGGGAACCACTGATAGTATAGCTGCCTTTCTTGCAGCTCGTGCAACAAAACCAGGGAAAGCT gtCACTTCTTTGGGTTCAACACTTGCTATAAAACTTCTGAGCACCAGTAGGGTTGATGATGCCCGATATGGAGTGTATAGTCATCGTCTTGATGATAAGTGGCTTGTTGGAGGTGCTTCAAATACTGGTGGAGCTGTTCTTCGACAAATTTTTACTGATGAGCAGTTGGAGAACTTGAGCGAACAAATTAATCCCATGAAGACCTCTACACTAGATTACTACCCTCTCCCAACAGTTGGAGAGAGATTTCCCATGGCAGATCCAAAGATGGCCCCTAG GTTACACCCTCGACCAGAAAGTGATGTTGAGTACTTGCATGGGATTTTAGAATCAATTGCACGTATTGAG GCAAAGGCTTATAGCTTATTGAAGGATCTAGGAGCAACCCAAGTTGAAGAAGTGTTCACGGCTGGAGGTGGTGCAAAAAATGAGAAGTGGACAAAGATTCGAGAGAGGGTACTTGGTTTGCCTGTGAGTCGTGCAATTCAAACAGAGGCTGCTTATGGAGCTGCTTTATTGGCATTGAAGGGTGCCCAACAATGTGCCCAGTGA